AGTCATCTTTGAGTGATTTAGCTGTTTCTAATAATAAATCAATACCTTTATGCTGAATTGCAATTCTACCTGTGAAAGCAATGATATGACTATTTAAATTTGCCATTTTGTCTGGAATTAAGGTAAGAGGATTATAAATCTTAACAGTCTGCTGGTTAAACTGCGAGTAGTTTTCGTAGTCAGAATCAGTCAATACAACTACTGTATCTGCTGCCTCTAATCCTTGCTTAAACTCATTGAGCATCCCTGCATAATATTGTGTTACATATGTGTTGAAGTTATTATGCATCCACGCAATCACGTTAATATTCGGCGTATTTTCCTTAATAAACGGTGCAAAACTTGTGAGTAGTCCCGCCGGTAAAATAACGCAACCGTAATCTTCTTCCTCTAGATATTCACACAAATCAGCAATTTGTTCAGCATATTCATCATATGGATTCTCTCCAAAGAAATTCAAAACACCGCTAGCTACTGGGCGTTTAGCAATTATCATCGGTGCCTTTAAATCATAATATGGTTCACCTTCACTTAACGAGTAAAATGCAACATCCATTTCTTCACTTAGTGTATTTCCCAAGACAGTTGCTGCTCTCTTAACACCATCCATTACAACATTCTCTAATGTAATTAATACCTTCATAAAATTCGCTGTTCCCAGATTGAAAACAGCTACCTCCCTTCTGTACCTTATGTTATACCCGTCACACCTTTCCAGCGTTTCAGAAGTTACCAAAAAACTCGGATCGAGCATTCTATTTAGATTCGGGCGATAGCTTCTTGTTAGGAATTCTATCATGAAAAAAAATGAAAAAAAAGCAAAACGACTTGCCATGAGTTTTCATTGAACATCTTTCTTTAATTTTAGGCTATTAATATTCTATATAATATTCTACTTAGCAGATGCCTTTTATTTGCTATAATAACCAATGAGGATACGAAGGGAAGGATTTAACTATGGATTTATCCAATAAAATTGCTAAAGTACATAATTTTTCTTTGGAACAAATGAGTTCAGATACAACTGGACACGGCTTTGATCATATTCTACGTGTAGTTAATATGACAAAAAAAATATTAAAAAATGAACCTGGTAACCCCCTAGTAGCAATTTCTGCCGCTTACCTTCACGATATCGCGGACGATAAATTAGTGTCAGATCCTGCTGTTCAAAACAGCAAAACGATTGATTTTTTAAGTGCTAATGCTTTTTCTGATAGTGAGATTTCTGAAATAATGTATATTACAAAGAATCTATCATTTAGTAGCTCTTTAGGTCAAAATCCGCCTGTACTATCTATTTCAGGTCAGATCGTCCAAGATGCGGATCGTCTAGATGCAATTGGTGCGATTGGGACATTACGTGCCATCTATTATGGTGGAAAACATTCACAAGTAATCTATGATCCAACGATTAAGCCTAGAATATTAAAAAATAAAACGGAATATCGTAATCTTTCTAAAGAAACGATTATCAATCATTTTTATGAAAAATTGCTCAATTTAAAAAAAATGATGAATACTTCTACTGCAAAAGAGATTGCTGAAGGCAGACAAGCTTTCATGTTAAGCTTTCTAAACGAATTTACTGATGAATGGAACGGAAAAATATAATAAAATTTAAATGGTAATCCAGGAGCTAGTTTTCTTATCACATCAGCTTTTTTTATTTTTTTAATAGTAATGTTTATCCTTAAAGCTTCAAACAGCCTTGACAGCTGGATTTTAATTAGATACTATTCTAAATTGTAATTATTACTATTAAAAGTTACATAATATATTTTGGAGGCTATTATTGTGAAAAAGAAAAACTATCTTTTCTTACTTTTATCTTTAATTTTGATTCTTGCTGGATGTTCAGCAAATACTCAAAAAAAATCGAAAGGAATTTCAGTCGTTGCTACAACTGACTTCTACGGAGAAGTTGCAAAAGCAGTTCTTGGGAATCATGGTTCGGTTACATCTATTATTAACAATCCTAACATTGATCCCCACGATTTTGAGCCAACCACTAAAACGGCAAAAACTGTCGCTAATAGCGATATCTTACTTTATAATGGTATTGGCTATGATTCATGGGCAAAAAAATTGTCTGGTGCTAAGAAAATTGCAGTTGGCGAAGATATTATGAATAAAAAGGATGGAGATAATGAACATCTTTGGTATAATAGTAAGACAATGCCTGCTGTTGCCGAATATTTAGCTAAACGATTCGGAAAAATTGATTCTAAACACAAAAAAGAATATTTAGCAAATGCTAAAAAATATGCGAATAGTCTTTCTAAATTAAATACCATGATTAATCAAATCAAAAAGAATAGTAATAATAAGTTAGTTGACGTTAGTGAACCGGTCTTTGATTACGCATTACAAGATATGGGATATCAGGTTAATAATGTGCATTTTTCTGACTCTGTTGAAAAGGGAACAGATCCTTCTCCTAGTGACATTAAAAATATGCAAAATGATATTAAAAACCATAAAATTGCGTTCTTTGTTCAAAACACACAGGCAAGTGATAAAGTTGTAAAAAACCTCGTAGCATTGTGTAAAAAATATAACGTCCCAGTGGTTAGTGTTACTGAGACATTACCAAAACACAAAGACTACTTTAATTGGATGAAAGGTGAATACCAACAAGTTCTAAATATTCAAAAAAGCGAGAGTTAGTCTAATATGAATTCAATGATGGAAGTTAAGAATCTGGATATTCAGGTTCCAGGGAAACAATTATTTAAAAACTTAAGTTTTACTGTTCCCTCCAATAAGTTAACCTGTATGACTGGTGAAAATGGAGTTGGTAAAACAACTTTGGTAAAACACATTTTGCAAAGTTTCAAGACAAAAGATGACCACATCGTTATTAATACGACTCGTGCCAAAACACAATATGTGCCTCAATTGCGCAATATTGATGACGAATTCCCATTAAGTATCCATGATTTTGTTGGATTAGGTCTACGTCAATCAAACTTATTATGGCATACTAAATCCGAGAAAAGATTGTTACAAGATATCATTCAAAAAACAAATCTTGCAACAATTGAAAAACGTCCTTTAGGTGCAGCCTCAGGTGGGGAAAAACAACGAGCTTTTTTAGCACAAGCTCTATGTGCTGAACCGAACTTGTTAATACTGGATGAATCAACTGCAAGTCTTGATACAAGTACAAAAAATGATTTACTTAGTTTAATTCGCTCTTTACTACTAGAACAGGACATCACTGTTTTATTCATCACACATGATCCCGAATTAATAGAGAAGTATGCAGATTATGAACTTCACTTGTCTCATTTGCAGGCAAAGCTCACTAGAAAGGAGCGTAAAGACTAATGCTGCAATTTGATTTCATGCGCTATGCTTTTATTGCAGGTATTTTTATCTCCTTAATATGTGGGGTAATGGGAACCTTCGTCGTTGCACGCCAAACTTCCTTCTTTACGCATACCCTTTCTGAAATTGGTTTTTCAGGAGCAGCCTTCGGAATTTTCTTGGGTATTAGTCCGCTCCTAGGTATGATTATTTTTACAATGACTAGTGCTTTATTTATCGGAATTTCAGGTGATCGTCTCAGTAGACGAGAAGCTTCCATTAGCCTTTTCTCAGGACTTTTTATTGGACTAGGGATTTTATTTCTTTCTCTATCTAGTAAACAATCCAGTTACGCAACTAATATCTTATTTGGTAGTATCGTGGGAATAAACATCGGAAATCTCTACTCTTTGGTAGCACTAAGTATATTGATTTTGATAGTCATCACTTTATTATTTAGACAATTAGCTTACAATTCTTTTGACGTGACTGGCTCACAATACAATCAGCATCTTAATCTATTGACTTCCATCGTTTTCTTAGGTTTGTTAGCTCTCACTATTAGTGTGACTTCTCAAATTATAGGTTCTTTGTTGATATTTGTCCTACTGACAATTCCTGCTTCTTCCGCTAAATACTATACATCTTCACTTTGGAAAATGATTTTTTTGTCCACCATTTTCTCACTCGGAGGTATTTGGATAGGCTTATATCTATCGTATATAACAAACTGGCCAGTTACTTTCTTTATTACAACAGTTGAGGCACTTATCTATTGTTCAGCTTTAATATGCCGCCAACTACAAGTTAGCAAGTTATCACTTAAAAATTAGTAGCTCTCCTCTATTAAAGTAGCTGGAGACATAATTTAAGCGATTCTACAGTATTAGGTGTTGATACACCTAATACTGTAGAATCGCTTTTTTCAGCTCAATAAAAAAGGGGCTGTGCCATAAGTCCTTCAAAATATAAGAGATTAGTGAAAATCGTTCTTTGATTTTCACTAATCTCTTCTTTTTGTTTATAAAACAGTTATAATTGGTGCCTTTCGCCACCAATTTTCTAATATTCATTGCCATCAAGGCAATTCCAGCTTCCCTTTTTACCTTCTCAAGACCTCTAACCGAAAATTTTTTAAAACCCAAACAAGCCTTCAATCCACCAAAAACTGATTCAACATCTATTTTACGTTGTCCGTAAATTGAACCAGTTTGGTGATTTGAAAGCAACTTGCGTTCCTTAGCTTTGAAATACTCCCATGCGCTATTAATACTTATTTTACGAGGATTTCCGTTTTTAGTGAATGCTCGGTGATCAATTTTAAAATCGTTATCGTATTTGTTTGCCTGATACTCTTTAAATTCACGTACAAATCCGTACTTATCTTTGCGCTTACGGTAAGCATAAAAACTAAATCTAACTCCCTGCAGATCAATAAAATAATCGTCTTTAGGATGATACGCCCAATTCATGACCTTACGGTCATCACTTTTCCATTTGCGACTATTTTCTTTTAACATTGTCCCATATGGAATTAACGCTGTATGTTCAGGTAATTCATCTTCGAGATATCGATAATTTGATTCTGAACCGTATCCTGCATCAGCCACAATATACTTACCTAAAGTTCCAGCTGCTTTTTGTTGCTGTAAAAAAGGAATTAATGTTTTGGTATCTCCTGGATTTTGAAAAATGCCGAAGGCAGTTACAAATTGTTTACTTGTGGCGATTTGTAGATTATAAGCCGGTTTTAGCTGTCCGTTGAGCATTGGATCTTCCTTAACACGCATGAAAGTTGCATCATGATCTGTTTTTGAATAACTATTTCTTTTACCATAAATTCTGGTTTGTATTTTATGAGCTAATAATTTAGTTTGCCGTAACTTAAGTTTTCGTTTTAAAGATTTTAGTTTTCGACGCCTTGACTTGTCTGGGTTTGGAGAGATATGTTCTTTTTCAATCTTTTTATTCAAATCTTTCAAGTCATTTTCTAACCGCAAGGTAATTTCATCAAGCATTTCTAAAGTAAGATCTGTCTCTGCTGGGAGCTGACACTTAAACTTAGCGTCATTTAATTCTTCCAGAAGGGTTATAATCGCAGAGCGATTAAGCTTGTCAAAACGAATCGTATTCTTACGCCAAACAAAACTATATTTATTGGCATCAGCTAAAATTTTAGTCCCGTCAATAAAAGTAACTTCATCAATAAAATTGTTTTGTTTCAGATATTTGGTTAGTTTTAGAATACATTGATTAATCAAGCTCTCAACTTCATCTGAAATTCTAAAACGACAAATTGTTCGGTAGGCTGGAACCTGTTCTTGTGTCAGCCAACGGGCTGCCAAATTCTCTTCTGCCAAGGTATTAATACGACGACTACTGAAGATACCTTTTGTGTACGCAAACAAAATTAATTTTAAAAGTACACGCAGATCATACTTACGCGGTCGTCCAAAGATGTAAGGATCATTAATTTTAAGGTCTTCAACTATTTGATTAATCATCCGTGCAGGATGATTTTCTTTTGGCTCCCAGTCAGTTTTAATACTAAGTACAGCCTGATTTATGTTATAATTATTGTACATTTTGATTATCCTTTCTATAGGGGATTGTTTTTAAAGGCACTGGCTGCAATCAGTGCTTTTTTATTTTTAATTATACCAAAAGAGCTTCACCAGAAAAATCATTACTTTCTCTGGTGAAGCTCTTTCACTTAGGGACTTATGGCACAGCCCCCTATAAAAATTTTTCACCAACAGCGGTTGAAAAAAGAGCCTAAATTTCTTATCTTGCTGTATTTCTAATTACTTGTTAATGCTTAAGCCTTGACCCTATACCACACACTTCTCACATTGATTTTCAATTTTCACTTAAAAAGTCTGAAATTATTTATTTTTTCTTATTTCTCTTACTCTGATTACCTCAGAAATTTCAATTAACTCGTTCTTTAGTTTATTGAAAGTTTTTTCTGAAATATTATCCGTATCAATCATTGTATAAGCAATCTGCTCACGACTGCGATTAATCATATTATCAATGTTAATATCATATTTAGCAAGAATTGTTGTTATTCTACCAACCATATTTGGAACGTTTTGATGAATTAAAGTAATTCGAAAATTAGAATCAAATGGCATCTCTACTGCTGGAAAATTAACAGAATTAACAATATTACCTGTTTCAAGATATTTTTTTAGCGTTTGGGCTGCCATTATTGCACCATTTATTTCAGCTTCAAGCGTTGTTCCACCAATATGTGGAGTAACAATAGTGCTCTCATGCTTGATAACCTTCTCTGAGCTAAAATCTGTCAGATACTGTGCTATTTTATGACTATCCAAAGCATCAATAACTGCATTCTCGTTAACTATTCCCCAACGTGAATAGTTTAAAAGAATAGCACCATCTTTGAGTTCAGCCAACTCCTTTGAAGAAATTAAATCTTTGTTACCTTCTGTGTAAGGAATATGAATCGTAACATAATCGCTTTTTTGTAATAATTCACTCAGATCTTTAGCACGTGGAATATCATTAGATAGACGCCAAGCATGTTCTACACTAATATATGGATCGTATCCAATTACATGCATTCCCAGATCTGCTGTTGCTCGTGCTACCCTAGAACCAACAGAACCAAGCCCTATTATCCCAATCGTTTTGCCTTGTAACTCAGTTCCTGCAAAATGATTCTTCCCTTTTTCTGTCTGCAGACTAACATCCGCTCCATTTAATTTTTTGGCCCATTGAACCGAAGAAAAAACTGGTCTGGTCGCTAGAATCAGCATTGCCACTATTAGTTCCTTAACCGCATTAGCATTTGAACCAGGTGTATTAAAGACAACTGTGCCATTTGAATTAGCTTCAACAAGTGGAATATTATTAACACCAACACCGGCTCTTGCAATTGCAAGCACACTTGTGCCAAATCTCGTTTTATGCATATCCTGACTTCTAATTAACAGTGCAGCGGGTTTATCAGTTTCATTAATTGTATACTTATCAGCAGGAAATTCAGCTGTACCTTCTGGAGCAATCATATTATAAGTCTTAATATCCAACATTTTAGTCCACTTCCTTATGCTCTAATTCAAATTTTTCCATAACAGTTATCAGTTTCTCGACACCCTCTATTGGAAAAGCATTATATAAGCTGGCTCTCATACCGCCCACTAATCGATGGCCCTTTAAGCCAACTAAGTTATTATCATTTGCTAAGGCGATAAATTGCTTATCTAATTCTGCGTTACCAGTTACAAAGGGAATATTAGTCAGTGAACGACTCTCAATAGCGACTGGTGATTGAAATACACTAGAAGAATCAAGATAATCATAAAGCAGCTTTGATTTCTTTCGATTCCGCTTTTCCATTTCATCCACCCCACCTTGCGCAAGAAGCCACTCAAAAACAAGACCCGCACAATAAATTGCAAAAACTGGCGGCGTATTTAACGTTGAATTTTTTGCTACTAATTTTTTGTAACTCAACATTGCTGGAAGATCAGGTGACTTTTCTACCAAATCATGGCGAATAATTACTACTGTCAGTCCAGCAGGTCCGATATTCTTTTGTGCACCTGCATATATCATTCCAAAATCTGTCACATTATATCTTTGTCCCAAGATATTTGACGACATATCGCCTATTATAGGTACTTCTTTAAAAGTAGGAACTATTTTGAATGCAGTTCCTTCAATTGTATTATTTAGAGTTATATGAACATAATCCGCATCTTCTTGTAAAGAATCATCTATTTCAGGAAGACTTGTGTACTTTGAATCTGCTCCACTAGTAATTTGTGTAACTTCTATACCATCAACTAATCTAGCTTCTTCAATAGCCCTTTGTGCCCAATGCCCAGTATCAACAAAATCTATTTTTTTCTTATTGATAGCAAGGTTCATTGGTGCCATTGTAAATTGGAGTGTTGCTCCACCTTGCAAAAACAAAACATCATATTCATCGGGAATATTCATCAATTTACGAAGATTCCCTTCAGCATTCTTTTGAATATCAGCAAAAAGTGAGGAACGATGACTAATCTCCATAACACTCATACCACTATTTTTATACGATAATAATTCTCGTTGAACCTTTTCTAAAACTTCCTTTGGCATAACAGCCGGTCCAGCAGAAAAATTGTAAACAATCGCCATATTCCTTCACTTCTTTCTAATTAATTTTAAAGTATGCCCTAATATTCGAATATAGACAAAGTTAGGTTAGATGTCAATGCTATTTGTAATAAATAATCAATTTAATACATATCTTTTTTACTGTGTATGTTCAACTTTCCAAATAAAGAAGATTATAATTTGATTAAAGAATGTAAACTTAATATTCTTGTAATAATATGAATTAAACTTTATCAATGATCTCTGTAAAAGTAATAACTAACAACGATTGTAATTACACTCCTTCTTAAGATCTTTGTAACATTTTTGTAATATTCTTAAAAAAAAAAAGCCTGATATATTCCTTTAAATCCTGATATATCAACACTTTAGCTCATACAAATTATCTTTTTAAAAAATTTTTCGTTTAAAAAGCCTGATATTTCAGCAACTATTTGCATTTTGTTACATAAAGGCTTAAACTGTAATATTTTTTGTACTGTTATGCAACAAAGATGGATTACAATCAAGCTATTGGTTAATAAAATCATAAAATAAAAAAGTAGGAGTGAATTAATTTGAAACGTACAACAAAAACATTATTAGCAAGCACTGTTGGTGCGGCTGGTTTATTTCTTGCTTCTACAACGAATGCAAGTGCCTCAACAACCGTCAAAGTAAATAAGAACGATACAGTTTGGGATCTCTCACAAAAATATGGTGTTTCTATCAAGTCTATTGAAGCTTTAAATAACATTAATCAAAATAGCCATTTAATTGTTGAAAGCCAAACGTTAACTATTCCCGATAGTGATAATACTTCTAGTTCATCAAACACAAGCTCTACTTCTTCGGCTGCAACTTCTACTGTCGCAGTCACTGAAGGAGATTCTCTTTGGGCAATTGCTCAAAAATATAATACAACAGTTGACAGTTTACGTTCATTAAATGGATTATCATCAACAGAAACATTAATTAGAACTGGTCAAACTCTCAAAGTTAGTGGTTCTGCGGATACTAGTGCTACAACAACATCTTCAGATACTCAAAGTAGCACAAGTACAGAAAGTTCTACAAAGACATCTTCTGTTACAGTTTCCGCAAACCATGTTACATATACAGTTAAGTCTGGGGATTCACTTTATACAATTGCCCAAGCTTATGGTGTTACTGTAGCTTCTCTACGTTCTTCTAATACTTTGGGTTCAGCTATTTTGCCAGGACAAACATTGACAATCAATGATCCTACAAAAACACCTGCTACAACTACTACAACAGATTCAAGCAATTCTACTAGTTCATCTACGGCTACTGCTACAAGTTCTACGACTACGGCTGCTACAAGTAGCTCTGCTAGTTCTACACCTGCTGCTACTGCAAGTTCTACGGCTGCTACGAGTTCATCAACTGCTGCTGCAAGTTCAAGTGCAACAACTGCTGCTTCTACAACAACAGCAAGTAGTACAACATCGACGACAAGTAGCACTACTACAACTTCTTCGTCATCGGTTTCTACATCGTCAGTCGTTGCATATGCAGAATACTTAGCAACTCAAAGGATTCCTTATGTATATGGTGGTACAACATTAAGTGGCTTTGATTGCTCTGGCTTTGTTCAATATGTATATGCTCACTTTGGTGTTTCATTGCCTCGTACTTCACAAGCTCAATCAACAATCGGTACAGCAGTTGCTGTTAGCCAAGCAAAAGCTGGTGACTTATTATTCTGGGGTTCACAAGGTTCATCATGGCATGTAGGGATCTATGTTGGTGGTACAAGTTATGTAGCCGCTCCATCAAGTGGTCAAAATGTCAGTCTTAAGAGTTTCCAATATTTCCAACCTACTTTCGCAATTCACATGAACTAATTAACTATAAAAAAAGTTACGATGGTGAAGTGAACCCCCGAGATTGGACAACAATCTCGGGGGTTTACTATGACTAAATTTAATTTAGAGTTACGGATTTCTATTGTGACAGAATATTTAACGGGTATTAGTTCCATTCAATTGGCCAGAAAATACCATATTGCCAACAATGAAACGATTCTCCTATGGGTTCATCGCTTTAATCGTTTTGGCATTGCAGGATTAAAACCGAAATCTATGAATTTGGAATACTCTAGTGAATTCAAGATAGAAGTATTAAACTGGAAACAACAGCACAAAGCTTCGCTTCCAGAAACAGCACTACATTTCAACCTCTCTTCACCAAGTACTATCTGGCAATGGCAAAGAAAGTTTGATTTAGAGGGGCTCAGTGGACTAAATAGAGTGAGAGGAAATCCAAAGACTATGTCTAAACATAAAAAAGTGACCAAACCCACAACGGCACAAATCCAAGCACGCCACGATAAAAATGAGTTAAAGCAACTCAAGCAAGAAAATAAGATGTTAAGAATCGAGAACGAATTTTTAAAAAAACTCGATGCCTTAGATCACGAAAAATCAGCTCACGAGAAACCGTGACCTTAATTGATGATCTGAGGCGGGTCTTCAAAACGTCGATTAGTTTTATCCTTAAAGCCGTTAAGGTACCACGTAGCACGTACTATTACACTAAGCACAGTCAGGGACGAGAATATGAGAATGACCAGGTTATCCAAGCCATTGATGAAATTCGGCAAACAGATGCCAAGTATACTCAAAAATACGGTTACCGTCGCATAACGTTAGTTATGCATGAACAGGGATTTAAAGTTAATCATAAACGCGTCCTCCGAATTATGAAGGAGCAAGGCTGGACATGTCAGGCCTTTAATAAGCAAACTCGCAAATATAACTCATACAAAGGAACTGTTGGTAGAATAGCCAAAAATAAGTTACACCGTCGATTCAAGACAGATCGACCATATCAAAAACTCGTCGCCGACGTTAGTGAATTTCGATACGGTCAGATGAGTCAAAGTGAGCGAATCTATTTAGAACCCATCATGGATTTATTTTCGGGTGAAATTTTGGCATTTAACATTAGTGCACACCCAACTCTTGAATTTGCGTTGAAACCACTAAAAGAAGCATTAGATGGATTACCTGAGCTTCCTTATAGAACAACGGTACACACAGATCAAGGATTTCAGTATCAACATAAACAGTGGCAAAAAACGCTTAAAACTCATCATACCTTTCAGAGTATGTCCCGTAAGGCTACCTGCTTAGATAACGCCGCCATGGAATCATTTTTTCATCTCATGAAAGCAGAGATGATGGATGAACACTTCGAAAATTCAGAGAGTCTCGCGCAAGCGATGACTGAATGGATTGAATTTTATAATAACCGTAGAATCAGGACCAAACTAAAAGGCAAGTCACCGGTACAATACCGAGAACTTGCCAATCAGTTAGCAGCTTAATTTAGTTGTCCAAACTTGTGGGTTCACTTCATGGCTATTATTCAGTTATCGTAACTTTTTTATTATATCCAGTTATTTGGTGCTATTATCAAATTAAACACCATAGAAGGGATTTAAACTCCATTTTTAAGGCTTTTTATATCCTACCCCTTCTTTCAAGCATTACCCTGTAAAGTG
Above is a window of Liquorilactobacillus hordei DSM 19519 DNA encoding:
- a CDS encoding glycosyltransferase; amino-acid sequence: MKVLITLENVVMDGVKRAATVLGNTLSEEMDVAFYSLSEGEPYYDLKAPMIIAKRPVASGVLNFFGENPYDEYAEQIADLCEYLEEEDYGCVILPAGLLTSFAPFIKENTPNINVIAWMHNNFNTYVTQYYAGMLNEFKQGLEAADTVVVLTDSDYENYSQFNQQTVKIYNPLTLIPDKMANLNSHIIAFTGRIAIQHKGIDLLLETAKSLKDDWKIAIAGKGTSEDMAIFEDLIRKFDVADKIIYRGALKDQDLQKHYEEASIFISTSRWEGMPLVMGEAMGFGLPIVAMENTGSAEYLRENRYGIMTKPQNVADMVRVLDKMTTSRFLRRYYSERSLERIKHFAPKAVADRWIPVIAETKRELV
- a CDS encoding HD domain-containing protein, with product MDLSNKIAKVHNFSLEQMSSDTTGHGFDHILRVVNMTKKILKNEPGNPLVAISAAYLHDIADDKLVSDPAVQNSKTIDFLSANAFSDSEISEIMYITKNLSFSSSLGQNPPVLSISGQIVQDADRLDAIGAIGTLRAIYYGGKHSQVIYDPTIKPRILKNKTEYRNLSKETIINHFYEKLLNLKKMMNTSTAKEIAEGRQAFMLSFLNEFTDEWNGKI
- a CDS encoding metal ABC transporter solute-binding protein, with the translated sequence MKKKNYLFLLLSLILILAGCSANTQKKSKGISVVATTDFYGEVAKAVLGNHGSVTSIINNPNIDPHDFEPTTKTAKTVANSDILLYNGIGYDSWAKKLSGAKKIAVGEDIMNKKDGDNEHLWYNSKTMPAVAEYLAKRFGKIDSKHKKEYLANAKKYANSLSKLNTMINQIKKNSNNKLVDVSEPVFDYALQDMGYQVNNVHFSDSVEKGTDPSPSDIKNMQNDIKNHKIAFFVQNTQASDKVVKNLVALCKKYNVPVVSVTETLPKHKDYFNWMKGEYQQVLNIQKSES
- a CDS encoding metal ABC transporter ATP-binding protein, whose product is MNSMMEVKNLDIQVPGKQLFKNLSFTVPSNKLTCMTGENGVGKTTLVKHILQSFKTKDDHIVINTTRAKTQYVPQLRNIDDEFPLSIHDFVGLGLRQSNLLWHTKSEKRLLQDIIQKTNLATIEKRPLGAASGGEKQRAFLAQALCAEPNLLILDESTASLDTSTKNDLLSLIRSLLLEQDITVLFITHDPELIEKYADYELHLSHLQAKLTRKERKD
- a CDS encoding metal ABC transporter permease, with the protein product MLQFDFMRYAFIAGIFISLICGVMGTFVVARQTSFFTHTLSEIGFSGAAFGIFLGISPLLGMIIFTMTSALFIGISGDRLSRREASISLFSGLFIGLGILFLSLSSKQSSYATNILFGSIVGINIGNLYSLVALSILILIVITLLFRQLAYNSFDVTGSQYNQHLNLLTSIVFLGLLALTISVTSQIIGSLLIFVLLTIPASSAKYYTSSLWKMIFLSTIFSLGGIWIGLYLSYITNWPVTFFITTVEALIYCSALICRQLQVSKLSLKN
- a CDS encoding IS1182 family transposase → MYNNYNINQAVLSIKTDWEPKENHPARMINQIVEDLKINDPYIFGRPRKYDLRVLLKLILFAYTKGIFSSRRINTLAEENLAARWLTQEQVPAYRTICRFRISDEVESLINQCILKLTKYLKQNNFIDEVTFIDGTKILADANKYSFVWRKNTIRFDKLNRSAIITLLEELNDAKFKCQLPAETDLTLEMLDEITLRLENDLKDLNKKIEKEHISPNPDKSRRRKLKSLKRKLKLRQTKLLAHKIQTRIYGKRNSYSKTDHDATFMRVKEDPMLNGQLKPAYNLQIATSKQFVTAFGIFQNPGDTKTLIPFLQQQKAAGTLGKYIVADAGYGSESNYRYLEDELPEHTALIPYGTMLKENSRKWKSDDRKVMNWAYHPKDDYFIDLQGVRFSFYAYRKRKDKYGFVREFKEYQANKYDNDFKIDHRAFTKNGNPRKISINSAWEYFKAKERKLLSNHQTGSIYGQRKIDVESVFGGLKACLGFKKFSVRGLEKVKREAGIALMAMNIRKLVAKGTNYNCFINKKKRLVKIKERFSLISYILKDLWHSPFFIELKKAILQY
- a CDS encoding phosphoglycerate dehydrogenase, with translation MLDIKTYNMIAPEGTAEFPADKYTINETDKPAALLIRSQDMHKTRFGTSVLAIARAGVGVNNIPLVEANSNGTVVFNTPGSNANAVKELIVAMLILATRPVFSSVQWAKKLNGADVSLQTEKGKNHFAGTELQGKTIGIIGLGSVGSRVARATADLGMHVIGYDPYISVEHAWRLSNDIPRAKDLSELLQKSDYVTIHIPYTEGNKDLISSKELAELKDGAILLNYSRWGIVNENAVIDALDSHKIAQYLTDFSSEKVIKHESTIVTPHIGGTTLEAEINGAIMAAQTLKKYLETGNIVNSVNFPAVEMPFDSNFRITLIHQNVPNMVGRITTILAKYDINIDNMINRSREQIAYTMIDTDNISEKTFNKLKNELIEISEVIRVREIRKNK
- the serC gene encoding 3-phosphoserine/phosphohydroxythreonine transaminase → MAIVYNFSAGPAVMPKEVLEKVQRELLSYKNSGMSVMEISHRSSLFADIQKNAEGNLRKLMNIPDEYDVLFLQGGATLQFTMAPMNLAINKKKIDFVDTGHWAQRAIEEARLVDGIEVTQITSGADSKYTSLPEIDDSLQEDADYVHITLNNTIEGTAFKIVPTFKEVPIIGDMSSNILGQRYNVTDFGMIYAGAQKNIGPAGLTVVIIRHDLVEKSPDLPAMLSYKKLVAKNSTLNTPPVFAIYCAGLVFEWLLAQGGVDEMEKRNRKKSKLLYDYLDSSSVFQSPVAIESRSLTNIPFVTGNAELDKQFIALANDNNLVGLKGHRLVGGMRASLYNAFPIEGVEKLITVMEKFELEHKEVD
- a CDS encoding C40 family peptidase, with the translated sequence MKRTTKTLLASTVGAAGLFLASTTNASASTTVKVNKNDTVWDLSQKYGVSIKSIEALNNINQNSHLIVESQTLTIPDSDNTSSSSNTSSTSSAATSTVAVTEGDSLWAIAQKYNTTVDSLRSLNGLSSTETLIRTGQTLKVSGSADTSATTTSSDTQSSTSTESSTKTSSVTVSANHVTYTVKSGDSLYTIAQAYGVTVASLRSSNTLGSAILPGQTLTINDPTKTPATTTTTDSSNSTSSSTATATSSTTTAATSSSASSTPAATASSTAATSSSTAAASSSATTAASTTTASSTTSTTSSTTTTSSSSVSTSSVVAYAEYLATQRIPYVYGGTTLSGFDCSGFVQYVYAHFGVSLPRTSQAQSTIGTAVAVSQAKAGDLLFWGSQGSSWHVGIYVGGTSYVAAPSSGQNVSLKSFQYFQPTFAIHMN
- a CDS encoding helix-turn-helix domain-containing protein translates to MTKFNLELRISIVTEYLTGISSIQLARKYHIANNETILLWVHRFNRFGIAGLKPKSMNLEYSSEFKIEVLNWKQQHKASLPETALHFNLSSPSTIWQWQRKFDLEGLSGLNRVRGNPKTMSKHKKVTKPTTAQIQARHDKNELKQLKQENKMLRIENEFLKKLDALDHEKSAHEKP